Within the Gigantopelta aegis isolate Gae_Host chromosome 8, Gae_host_genome, whole genome shotgun sequence genome, the region ACACCTGTTGATGTCAGGGATGAGGTAAGAATATTAAATACAGGGCACATgtggtttttaaattttgaataataACAGTTGGTGGTCAATTGAAAATTAagtagcaactactatttaacattttagaattgtgtagcgatctctgaaatcTGCGTAGTGAATCGCAACACAACACTGAACAAACTGTTCCTTGAAATAGATATTTGAAGTAAATTACTTGGTAATATCTAAGGaacatttttcatgttttgttttttattatttattattattattaattattattaaagctgcaatctcaccTTGTTTGccaacaaataaatcaaatgactatttttaataaacctttATCTTTTTGGTGTTAATGGATATTGTCAACTGCCTTGATGTATATCGTGAAACAATTTAGAAAGAGGAACTTCCTTTTAAAGTGCTTCAGTATTGACTGCAATTTCAGTTGATCTAGATTTGTGATTGCAGCTAAATTAAAGCAAAGAATGGTACAtcacagaaagaaaattaagcatttattatcttttctaaatgtttaaaacatgaaattgtaCTTTTACTCAAGACTAGCTTTAAGTTGCATTCAAGCATGTAATTAGCACAAGTCTGTTATTTTCTGGCCCCTGATCTAGATAATTTCCTTTTACGTCTGTATTAAAAACTGCTTGACTTTTAGggtaattttaatcaaattcacataTTTTCAGTAAGTAAGAAATTCATGtgtaaattttttaattgtagtCAAACTGATCTAGTTGTTAGTAATAAATTCTTTTGTAAATACAGTCAAATTCAACTGTCTGTACATGTCTTAGTAagaaatttggtaattttagtcGAACTGGACTCCTCTAATGATTGCTGTGTCAGCTGGTCGGACTGATATTGTGACACTGCTGTTGGGCCATGGAGCGCAGGTGAATGCTGTGAACAGGACGGGACAGTGCTGTTTACACTATGCAGCTTCTAAAGACAGATTCCAGGTGTAGTGCtctcagatttaaaaaaatttaaaactgcaGCAAGATTTTTTTATATCCTAAAATTCTTTATCTGTCATAATCGGAATTCCTGttgtaaacataatatttttaattaaggttTTCCAGTCATTTAAGTGAATTACATATGAGTAATTAATGACATGTTCAAGGGATGAACAGTCGAGAACGATTTGATTGTTTTATACCTATCCTATTCAGttgcatgcatgcattcatttaACTTTAGGCACAAGAACAAGTCTAGTGAGCAGCTACAAGCTGTGCTTGGCATTCTAAACATGGTTCAGTTGTCTTAAAGAAGTTAACAGGCAAGTTATTTGCATTCCATAAGGAAAATTTTGAATATAGCTTGCACATGTTGACAAAAAGAAGTTTTGAATATTCAATAGCACACATTGAACATTCAACACACAGGCTGGCTGAGGTTATAGCCTCATAAAGCAACCAGCAGAAGGCACATTGTTAACATGTTTTAggtggacaataaaaaaaatgcttctgagaaaaaaattaaggtGTGCTGGGGCAAGTAAGCACGATTGCATATGAAGGACTACAGGCCCAAGACTTTAAACAGTTTCTTCATTTTTAACTACATACTATTTCTTGGGGTGAGATTAAAATGTTATAAGCACAGCACAGAGCTGCACACCAAGAACTAATATGTATATGTTCTGCCAGCTATCCATCGTGTATCCATCTTATCAATAAGGTTATCTATAATTGTAGCTGTTCTTAACAATTATCAAAATTTTCACCAACATAAAACCAAATGCTGGAGttgggagggggagagggaggtaAGGTAGCATATTCTTTTTAACCTTTTTATGTATTCTTTTAAGAATTCAGAAGAGGATTGCAGCAAAAAGAGTACGCTTGTGAAAGATATAGATAATTGTAAAGGGTTCCCTTACATCTTGAAATATTTGTTCCAGATAGCGGAGATGCTTGTTGATGCGGGAGCTGACTGTACAGTGGCTGATTCAATGGGCAGTACACCCAGTCACCGAGCCAGCTCTAAAGGTCACATTCAGATCCTCAAACTGCTCATCAACCAGCAGATCAACGTGAACTCGCAGGACTCGGAAGGCAGCACACCACTGTAAGTAGCGTAAGGCAGGGTGTCACATTTTATGGGTAACACCTTTTCGGTTCCATGCCCTGTGATCATCAGAACTCACATGTAGGAAACTGTTTTTACGGTAATCATGGTAATCTTAATTATGAACCAGTTATTTTCAAGAAAACTTTCCAACATATAGAAAAATCTAATGATGTGCTCGCCAGCGATTTCTTTTTTGGGAGAAAAACACTTCCAGCACTCGGAGAAACATAACCATGCATCAGTGTTATGTCTTGGAAAACGTTCAACAATTAGAGAAAATACAGTGGTGCTTTTCTATAAAAACTCTCACGTCCATGAAATCTGACAATGCAccagtgattttgttttcttttttaaacttgcAACACTTTGAGAAATGTAATGATGCGCTACCGCAGATAATATGTtgtgtttaacatctaataatagttttatgattAACTGTGACAGTTCTGTCTTTGTTTTAGACACTTGGCATGTGAAGAAGACCGTGTGGCAACCGGCAAGTTGTTGGTAGAACATGGAGCTAGATTAGACATCCAAAACAAGGTATGCTTGAGAAAAGATGTAGAAGGATTGAGAAGTTCTGTCATatctaaattaattttgttttgctgtAGCTCAACCCATTTTAGctcaattaatatattattttgttttactaaatATGGTGGGCCAAAGTTACAAAGCCTGGTCTTTTTCTTAATCactggtgtttaagcattgtaaagataataaatatgttgaatCTGTGTACCCTTTGTTTGGGTGATACTAAGATAGCTCAAATGACAGCAAGTGTGGAACACGGCCATGTCAAGTAGTCTCATACCGAAATGGGAATACTgcagcttcaccattcatcttatcatcatccatgtttgtaatgtccaaaaacaaaaaatgtctttgtttcTGTTAAATGTTTGcggcatataaaaaaaaagattgctTCCCTGCATTTAGTTTTTGAAAACATtgaataattattgttattggtTTAAACTATAGGAAGAAAAATCACCATTAGACCTTGCATGCCGTGGAATGCAACGTTCATTAAAACATGCAGCTTCATTGGACAGATGATTCCAGCTCAACAGTACAGGTATACTCAGTCTATTTTGTTCATTTACTAAGGTTGTTGGTTCTAGAAAACCCAAGAATTAAAAGTAAAACTACAACATATTATTGCACTTCGTACATCCAAGGTTAGACTCTAAATGTGTTTTGTCTTTCagcaggtttgttttgttgttttaccaAAACCACTGATTGCATGACAGTTTTACTATTACCACCCAGTTCAAGAATCATAGTTTTCTATCATTAAAGATATTAACATGATCCGAGGTGTTTGTGAAAAGATTTGTAAATCAGGCAAGAAGATTTTTTACAAACAGCTGAAGAAATCTGAATCCACAGTTATTTCTGAGTTGGTGCTAGGTAGTGTAATGCTGACACTATTTATTCACACAGTGTAATAGGAAAATGTtgactaaaaatatattttcaaaatatttaacaaaatttttaattttaaagaaagaaatagtaTTTTGTTATACTAGCGTGgttgagagaaagagacagagacagagtgtgtgagtgagagagagacagagtgtgtgagtgagagagagagagagacagaaacagtgtgtgagtgagagacagagacagtgtgtgagtgagagagagaccgagtgtgtgagtgagagagagagacagagacagagtgtGTTAGAGAGTGAGTTAGTCAGTCTAAGATTATCATGATCCATTAAAACTCTTCTCTTTTTCAGGTTCAGATAACATTTTGCACACTCGACTGGCTTAAACCACCAGTTTAATAAGGATGACCATAAAAtgtcatgtaaatattttaatacatacataaacagtATGTTGATCATACGTTGGTATCCAGCAACTGATGCATGTTAGTAATGGGTTATTGTTAAACAACCATTCATCCagtcattcatgcattcattcatccatctgtttTGTTATGCCTTCACAAATGTGGTTGAATAAACTATGTTAACATGAtgtctttgttgttgttacaaTTCAACATGGCCGCATATAGCCTGAATTAACTAGGAGCACCAAATAAAGAATTGGGGCActtatgatttaagttatcattTGTAAGATGGGCAGAAATTTCTAGCCAGATGatacaacattttatgacaagaAGTTCTGTCACATATCTCACCAATGGTATGTGTGGCCTTATTTAATGCAACATTCAAAGTTAGGTgtactttgaactttgacctggtGAAATGCTATTTGGTATACTTCTACCAGCAGCAAGTTTATTGGCACTGTTTAGACTTTGGGGCCTCattccacaaagcaatcttagcgctaagatcaccttaagtgtataagtTATAcaattaaggtgatcttagtgctaagatcgcttcgtgaaactGGTCTCAGTTACCCTATGTTAGATAATCGATTTGAAGTgtgtcattacacaaatattcctttcctttaacatCGAatatggacccattctctgattgggtttttcatcccaaccagtgctccatgactggcatatcaaagtctgtggtatgtgttgtcctgtctggggaaagtgcatataaaagtgatTGGTTTCCtcttaagattatatgtcagactTTCCAAATGTATAacataaattgttttttgtttttttaaccctCCATTGGAAAGGATATTCTGTACAGATAATTTCTTAATGTTTACATTACATTGCAAAAGGGCTGGATTTAGCGCAATcagttgaggtgcttgcgtcacatgtgatttcctgtccgtgggaaagtgcatataaaagatccctttctgcattagaaaaaaatgtagcaggtttcctctgatgactatgagtcagaattaccaaatgtttgacatcaatagccaatgattaattcatcaatgtgctccagttaaacaaaacaaactaactttacatTGCAAAATTGCAAAACGATACATGTACAAGGAAGGaaagaatatatgtttaacagttCTTAGCACATTATAAACCAATGGAGCGAGTGCgagtgctcatataccactagagtttcgagcatgtccgtcccggggcctgtctctggatagccagtgacttgctctggacagaaaaaaaatattaaggggacaattttgaaatttacatccaaaaattaaatagtgtgtctttaaaaaatgtatgcgCATCtccaattaatataattaataaagaaaattctacttattaaatttggtcgctagattagatcgggcagTCAAAAAGAAATcggatagataactagtttaacgtgttcgTATACCACCAGGGCCccgaacacgcccatcctgagtctgacctccgataagatctgTGGCCTGACTTGGGATGGGGGGATGGggttgaaaatggacagaattttgaaattagcaattaataaaagaaattagtaggattaaaaaaaagaagttacaagccaaaaataaaatgaattgactgctaggccgaatatttatataatttggagcattttagaaggacagtccaaaaattagtaagagaaagaagagaggatcggactatttaataataatataaaaaaaagagaagtaattTCTACATCaaattttgaacggaggtctaaaagtttaaagtctgatct harbors:
- the LOC121378972 gene encoding 26S proteasome non-ATPase regulatory subunit 10-like isoform X1; this encodes MEENQVCKLAYEGNFPQLRVKLEENRDLLTKYDNSQRMPLHWAVSAGHTEIAEYLLKLGTPVDVRDESNWTPLMIAVSAGRTDIVTLLLGHGAQVNAVNRTGQCCLHYAASKDRFQIAEMLVDAGADCTVADSMGSTPSHRASSKGHIQILKLLINQQINVNSQDSEGSTPLHLACEEDRVATGKLLVEHGARLDIQNKEEKSPLDLACRGMQRSLKHAASLDR
- the LOC121378972 gene encoding 26S proteasome non-ATPase regulatory subunit 10-like isoform X2, translating into MPLHWAVSAGHTEIAEYLLKLGTPVDVRDESNWTPLMIAVSAGRTDIVTLLLGHGAQVNAVNRTGQCCLHYAASKDRFQIAEMLVDAGADCTVADSMGSTPSHRASSKGHIQILKLLINQQINVNSQDSEGSTPLHLACEEDRVATGKLLVEHGARLDIQNKEEKSPLDLACRGMQRSLKHAASLDR